Proteins found in one Brachypodium distachyon strain Bd21 chromosome 5, Brachypodium_distachyon_v3.0, whole genome shotgun sequence genomic segment:
- the LOC100844841 gene encoding UBP1-associated protein 2B yields the protein MAPKRKADPAESAADPAVAKHLKELSSSELKPRGTIYFPINDDTPEPTAEAAAEEEDGADGDDEEDITKLLEPLSREQLVALLRVAAETSPATMAAVRRAAETDPASRKLFVHGLGWGAGAEDLRSAFSRFGDLEDCRVISDKQSGKSKGYGFVLFRSRTAALRALRRPQLQIGGRIAFCHLAASGPAPPSSQSQSQNPSSNNNANSNPGATNTAPATSSSQPDNMPRKIFVGNVHADVDVDRLYEYFSQFGEIEEGPLGFDKSTGKPKGFALFVYKSVESARRALEEPMRNFDGKMLNIQKAIDGRTKGTPGMNTSAANPNATTASAQMAVPSIAAITPYDTSAYGATAVHDMGFAQQAAMMGMGAQQQAFAQPNTAMLAMMAAAIQNPAMLASLNPAFAAAALGAGGQHTAGIPGFGAQGFGTQGFAAGGVNFPNAAGIQGAAAYQGAPGFQGAPGFQTSAGFQVGQAASQTGTTAAAAAGAGYQAGAAGQGQVPSSQIGGTGFQGGY from the coding sequence ATGGCGCCGAAGCGGAAGGCAGATCCGGCCGAGTCCGCCGCCGATCCTGCCGTCGCCAAGCACCTGAAGGAGCTCTCATCCTCCGAGCTCAAGCCCCGCGGCACCATCTACTTCCCCATCAACGACGACACCCCGGAGCCCACCGctgaggccgccgccgaggaggaggacggcgccgacggggatGACGAGGAGGACATCACCAAGCTGCTCGAGCCGCTGTCGAGGGAGCagctcgtggcgctgctccgcGTGGCCGCCGAGACGAGCCCCGCGACCATGGCGGCCgtgcggcgcgcggcggagacggACCCCGCGAGTAGGAAGCTCTTCGTGCACGGCCTCGGctggggcgccggcgccgaggacctCCGCTCCGCGTTCTCCCGCTTCGGCGACCTAGAGGACTGCCGCGTCATATCAGATAAGCAATCTGGTAAATCCAAGGGCTACGGCTTCGTCCTATTCCGTTCCCGCACCGCAGCACTtcgcgccctccgccgcccccagcTCCAGATCGGCGGCCGTATTGCCTTTTGCCACCTCGCTGCCTCTGGTCCTGCGCCCCCATCCTCCCAGTCCCAGTCCCAGAACCCTAGCTCCAACAACAACGCCAACTCCAACCCCGGTGCTACCAATACCGCTCCTGCTACATCGTCCTCGCAACCCGACAACATGCCGCGCAAAATCTTTGTTGGTAACGTGCACGCTGATGTTGATGTTGACCGCCTCTACGAGTACTTTTCGCAGTTTGGTGAGATTGAGGAGGGGCCATTAGGTTTTGACAAGAGCACTGGTAAACCTAAGGGGTTTGCGCTGTTTGTTTACAAGTCTGTGGAGAGTGCCCGGCGTGCCCTGGAGGAGCCCATGAGGAATTTTGATGGCAAGATGCTCAATATTCAGAAGGCTATAGATGGGAGGACGAAGGGCACACCTGGGATGAACACCAGTGCTGCTAACCCTAATGCCACCACGGCTTCTGCACAGATGGCCGTACCTTCTATTGCTGCCATTACTCCATATGATACATCAGCATATGGTGCTACTGCTGTTCATGACATGGGGTTCGCTCAGCAAGCTGCCATGATGGGAATGGGTGCGCAGCAACAGGCGTTTGCGCAGCCAAATACTGCAATGCTCGCCATGATGGCAGCAGCGATCCAGAACCCAGCTATGCTCGCATCACTAAATCCAGcttttgctgctgccgcgtTGGGCGCTGGGGGCCAACACACAGCTGGCATTCCTGGTTTTGGAGCTCAAGGTTTTGGGACACAGGGGTTTGCAGCTGGTGGTGTCAATTTTCCAAATGCAGCAGGTATTCAGGGAGCTGCAGCATATCAAGGAGCTCCTGGTTTTCAGGGGGCACCTGGGTTCCAGACTTCTGCTGGGTTTCAGGTTGGCCAAGCAGCTTCCCAGACAGGTACTACTGCAGCagccgctgctggtgctggttaTCAGGCTGGAGCTGCTGGGCAGGGTCAAGTGCCAAGTTCCCAGATTGGTGGTACTGGTTTCCAGGGTGGCTATTGA
- the LOC100845150 gene encoding transcription factor TGAL6, producing MELYPGYLEDHFNIHKLSGAGTSPPEYMTSASAQFAPAPLRMGMYERPPPQQPMPPSPQPVVGMWNNSVDTYKVDSGQATSGSTIMEADTKFDDAELEEVPGMEELEPTRDVDQEASKPPDKVLRRLAQNREAARKSRLRKKAYIQQLETSRIKLAQLEQELQRTRQQQGLYPPGHSGMAGFGGVGGVPMDSGVAAFEIEYGHWVDEQNRHTRELRGALQPGQQTTELELRMLVETGLGNYDHLFRIKNLAASADVFCVMYGLWRSPAERFFLWIGGFRPSEVLKVLRPQLEPLTDQQLEQVYHLQQSSTQAEDALSQGMERLQQTLADALTAAADPFASPDGYSGMNDAIGKLKGLVCFLHQADHLRLETLQQMQKILTTRQAARGLLALGDYFERLRALSSLWAARPRESAIS from the exons ATGGAGCTCTACCCTGGCTATCTCGAAGACCATTTCAACATCCACAAGCTCAG cggcgccggcacgTCCCCGCCGGAGTACATGACCTCGGCGTCGGCGCAGttcgcgccggcgcccctCAGGATGGGCATGTACGAGCGTCccccgccgcagcagccgatgccgccgtcgccgcagccGGTGGTCGGCATGTGGAACAACAGCGTCGACACCTACAAGGTCGACAGCGGCCAGGCCACCAGCGGGTCCACCATCATGGAGGCCGACACCAAGTTCGACGACGCCGAG CTTGAAGAGGTTCCAGGGATGGAGGAACTGGAGCCAACCAGGGATGTCGATCAGGAAGCGAGCAAGCCGCCGGATAAG GTGTTGAGAAGACTCGCACAGAACAGAGAAGCTGCCAGGAAGAGCCGCCTCCGGAAAAAG GCTTACATCCAGCAGCTAGAGACGAGCCGGATAAAGCTGGCGCAGCTAGAGCAAGAGCTGCAGCGAACGAGACAGCAGCAGGGCCTGTATCCTCCGGGTCACTCGGGCATGGCGGGgttcggcggcgtcggcggggtgCCCATGGATTCCGGCGTGGCGGCGTTCGAGATCGAGTACGGGCACTGGGTGGACGAGCAGAACCGGCACACGCGGGAGCTCCGCGGCGCGCTGCAGCCCGGGCAGCAGACCACGGAGCTGGAGCTCCGGATGCTGGTGGAGACCGGGCTCGGCAACTACGACCACCTCTTCCGGATCAAGaacctcgccgcctccgccgacgTCTTCTGCGTCATGTACGGCTTGTGGCGCTCCCCCGCCGAGCGCTTCTTCCTCTGGATCGGCGGGTTCCGCCCCTCCGAGGTCCTCAAG GTTCTGAGGCCGCAGCTGGAGCCGCTGACGGACCAGCAGCTGGAGCAGGTGTACCACCTGCAGCAGTCGTCGACGCAGGCGGAGGACGCGCTGTCGCAGGGCATGGAGAGGCTGCAGCAGACGCTGGCGGACGCGCTCACGGCCGCCGCAGACCCCTTCGCCTCCCCCGACGGCTACTCCGGGATGAACGACGCCATCGGCAAGCTCAAAGGCCTCGTCTGCTTCCTTCACCAG GCGGACCATCTCCGGCTGGAGACGTTGCAGCAGATGCAGAAGATCTTGACGACGCGGCAGGCGGCCAGGGGACTCCTCGCGCTCGGGGACTACTTCGAGCGCCTCCGCGCGCTGAGCTCGCTCTGGGCTGCTCGCCCGCGCGAGTCGGCGATAAGCTGA